A segment of the Candidatus Brevundimonas phytovorans genome:
CGTCGCGATCGTCGTCCTGAGCTGACCGAGGGGCGGCGGCTCACAGCGGAGCCGCCGCCAGACTACGCCTTGCAGGATCGGACAGGACCGCCCTGATCGCGGTCAGGCCCACGCGCTTGCCGCGATCGGATCGAACAGGCCGCAGGCGCCGTCTGCGCCGAGACGCCCGTCCGCAGGAACGGGTCAGCCCCTTTCGCCGTCAGCCCTTGAGGCTTCTCAGCATCATCTCGTGGCGATAGGCGGCGATGTCGCTCAGGGCCGCGTCCAGCGCCGTCCTCACCCGTTCCAGTCCCGCATGGGCCTGGTCCTGTTCCCCATGCTCGACCTCGGCGCAGACCGCCGCCAGGTCATTGGCGCCGATGCCCGCGCTGGCGCCGCGAATGGTATGGGTCGCATCCCGCCAGCCCTCGGCGCTGGCGTCCAGTAGGGGCGACCAAAGCGCGGC
Coding sequences within it:
- a CDS encoding Hpt domain-containing protein → MARRDLTGAVDFTVLETMTAGVDDVTEEVLGLFVQQAALWSPLLDASAEGWRDATHTIRGASAGIGANDLAAVCAEVEHGEQDQAHAGLERVRTALDAALSDIAAYRHEMMLRSLKG